From Sulfuracidifex tepidarius, one genomic window encodes:
- a CDS encoding 5-formyltetrahydrofolate cyclo-ligase — protein sequence MMQAEKEEKQKIRERIWRILEENKLASFPRPVYGRIPNFKGSSKAAERLSSLDIFKKSSLIKVNPDSPQSKVRELVLSAKKKLLVPTPRLKGEFYLLDGKETDSRNFTIKAIASHGERVRIENIDKVDLIVVGSVAVTLNGDRVGKGEGYSELEYAILRELEKVNERTPVVTTVHEVQIVDMIPREPFDLALDVIVTPERTITVPNARKPEGLLLDYLEMEKVDETPFLKEYLKRYHPNYFHGKVSS from the coding sequence ATGATGCAAGCGGAAAAGGAGGAAAAGCAGAAAATAAGGGAAAGGATCTGGAGGATTTTGGAAGAGAACAAGTTAGCTTCGTTTCCCAGACCGGTCTACGGCAGGATACCAAACTTTAAGGGGTCTTCTAAGGCTGCAGAGAGGCTCTCGTCACTGGACATCTTCAAGAAGTCTTCGCTAATCAAGGTGAATCCGGATTCCCCTCAAAGCAAAGTTAGAGAGTTAGTCCTTAGCGCTAAGAAGAAGCTCCTAGTTCCTACTCCGAGGCTTAAGGGCGAATTTTACCTTCTGGACGGAAAGGAAACCGATTCCAGGAACTTCACCATAAAGGCAATAGCTTCTCACGGCGAGAGAGTTAGGATAGAGAACATAGACAAAGTGGACTTGATAGTAGTGGGGTCAGTAGCTGTTACGCTAAACGGTGATAGAGTAGGAAAGGGCGAAGGATACAGCGAGCTGGAGTACGCTATCCTCAGGGAGCTCGAGAAGGTAAACGAGAGGACCCCTGTAGTGACAACAGTTCATGAAGTCCAGATAGTTGACATGATACCCAGAGAGCCCTTCGATCTCGCTTTAGACGTTATAGTCACACCTGAGAGAACTATCACTGTCCCTAATGCCAGGAAGCCTGAAGGCCTGCTCCTGGATTACCTAGAAATGGAGAAAGTCGATGAGACCCCATTCCTTAAGGAATATTTAAAGCGTTACCATCCTAATTACTTCCATGGCAAGGTTTCAAGTTGA
- a CDS encoding 4-hydroxyphenylacetate 3-hydroxylase family protein, whose product MVLRTGEQYLEAISHRSKAEIFVMGKEVDDVTKNPFLKPSVMAFKATYDAAWDEDSKDLGRAWSQFLNEEVNRFTHIHRSPEDLAAKVKLLRKISHKVGACFQRCVGFDALNTLYITTSIMAEKGRKDYHQRFVEYLTHVQKEDIALAGAMTDAKGVRTLKPHEQPHPDVYVKVNQVTKDGIYVSGAKANITGVAASEEIIVLPTRAMTKEDKDYAVAFAIPLDTEGVKIVVGRQLNDARRFEGGDIDGLPYFYNHEGLVIFDNVFVPMDRVFMLGDWEFSGTLVEIFSAYHRQGYGGCKAGLADVIIGSASNLARQNGVEKASHIQDKLTEAVFLTETMYAAGIAASLNAVKVGDAWWVNPMHANVTKHLVTRFPSEITKITTDIAGGMLGTAPSEWDLKNPKLRGYIEKYMQGMMDYSAEDRLRMTRLLENTSLGVAFMIESVHGAGSPAAQRIMFSRLYDFNYAEEVAKRLAGIKSDVKFVKKPEPWRESDTEKVAKS is encoded by the coding sequence ATGGTTTTAAGAACAGGAGAACAATATCTGGAGGCTATATCACACAGGAGCAAAGCTGAAATTTTCGTAATGGGGAAGGAAGTAGACGACGTAACTAAGAACCCATTCTTGAAGCCCTCAGTGATGGCGTTTAAGGCTACTTATGACGCAGCTTGGGACGAGGACTCCAAGGACCTAGGGAGAGCGTGGAGCCAATTTCTAAACGAGGAAGTCAACAGGTTCACTCACATACATAGATCTCCAGAGGACTTAGCTGCTAAGGTGAAGTTGCTCAGGAAAATAAGCCATAAGGTAGGGGCTTGTTTCCAGAGATGTGTAGGATTTGACGCGTTAAACACACTTTACATAACAACATCTATCATGGCTGAGAAGGGAAGGAAGGACTATCATCAGAGGTTCGTTGAATACTTAACTCATGTGCAGAAGGAGGACATAGCTTTAGCAGGAGCAATGACTGACGCTAAGGGCGTGAGGACTTTGAAGCCCCACGAACAGCCACATCCAGACGTTTACGTTAAGGTAAACCAAGTCACTAAGGACGGGATATATGTTTCCGGGGCTAAAGCTAACATAACAGGAGTAGCTGCCAGCGAGGAAATAATAGTGCTTCCTACTAGGGCAATGACGAAGGAGGACAAGGACTACGCTGTAGCTTTCGCAATCCCCCTCGATACTGAGGGAGTTAAAATAGTCGTGGGAAGACAACTGAACGACGCTAGACGTTTTGAAGGAGGAGACATAGACGGCCTTCCTTACTTCTACAACCACGAGGGTTTAGTGATATTCGACAACGTCTTCGTTCCGATGGACAGAGTCTTCATGCTGGGGGACTGGGAGTTCAGCGGTACTTTGGTTGAGATATTCTCGGCTTATCACAGACAGGGATACGGAGGATGTAAGGCAGGACTGGCCGACGTTATAATAGGATCGGCATCTAACTTGGCAAGGCAGAACGGAGTTGAGAAGGCATCTCACATTCAGGACAAGCTTACTGAGGCAGTTTTCCTGACCGAGACCATGTACGCTGCTGGGATAGCTGCGAGCTTGAACGCAGTGAAGGTCGGAGACGCTTGGTGGGTCAACCCCATGCACGCTAACGTCACGAAGCACCTTGTGACGAGGTTCCCGTCCGAGATAACAAAGATAACAACCGACATAGCTGGAGGCATGTTAGGTACTGCCCCGAGTGAGTGGGACCTCAAGAACCCCAAGCTAAGGGGATACATCGAAAAGTACATGCAAGGCATGATGGACTACTCAGCAGAGGACAGATTGAGGATGACTAGGCTCCTTGAGAACACTAGCCTCGGAGTGGCATTCATGATAGAGTCAGTCCACGGTGCAGGAAGCCCTGCAGCACAGAGGATAATGTTTAGCAGACTTTACGACTTCAACTACGCCGAGGAAGTGGCCAAGAGACTAGCCGGAATAAAGAGTGATGTAAAGTTCGTCAAGAAACCAGAACCGTGGAGAGAGAGCGACACCGAGAAGGTAGCTAAGTCCTGA